The following are from one region of the Bacillus sp. (in: firmicutes) genome:
- the recJ gene encoding single-stranded-DNA-specific exonuclease RecJ has translation MLYSKNRWIIKDSDGSTIVQELVSNLNITPLVARLLINRGIEKIEDAHAFLTKDVNGFHDPFLLDSMEIVVARIERAIEHNEKILVYGDYDADGVSSTTVMVKALEEKGAKVDFYIPNRFSEGYGPNEAAFRWAKDEGYQVIITVDNGISAIHEAQVAKELGIDLIITDHHEVSPELPDAFAIIHPRKQGSKYPFGELAGVGVAFKVAHALLGYLPKHLLEFAAIGTIADLVPLQDENRLIASFGIKALQNTTNPGLRALLRVAGMEDKEINEETIGFAIGPRINAVGRLGSADPAVELLMTDSNEEADMIAAEIDEVNRDRQQLVNEITKEAINEVERNFSPDEHAVFVLTKEGWNPGVIGIVASRLVEKYYRPTIVLSIDHEKGVAKGSARSIQGFDLFENLSKCRDILSHFGGHAMAAGMTLAIKDVEILRKRLNNFAREIVKEDDFTPLMNIDLTCSLTEISLATIEEIYELAPFGVGNSKPVVCIEDISLQQIRKIGSQANHLKMIFEQDGHVLDAVGFGFGHLADEISSLSSLKVVGELSINEWNGFRKPQFMLKDACVDEWQLFDLRGKKEIKKHFDGFEINQFSFIAFREKTISRLQLEDLKNQIIIVDEKNSLDKIDKNCKSLVLLDLPHESLILKKLLLELAPERIYAVFDHEEEHFFSTLPTREHFKWYYSFLLKQQPFNIVKYADALSRKKGWSKETIQFMTQVFFDLEFAKIENGFISLVKNPVKRDFESSKIYSRKQELLKMEAELVYSSYQSLKDWFDQVIRTSRIVEEEVVS, from the coding sequence TTGTTATATTCAAAAAATCGGTGGATTATTAAAGATAGTGATGGTAGTACGATTGTGCAAGAGTTGGTCTCTAATCTTAACATTACCCCTCTTGTTGCTAGACTTTTAATAAATAGAGGCATAGAAAAGATTGAAGATGCACATGCTTTTTTAACTAAAGATGTAAACGGTTTTCATGACCCGTTTTTATTAGATTCGATGGAAATTGTTGTTGCTAGAATAGAGCGGGCGATTGAACATAATGAAAAAATTCTTGTTTACGGCGATTATGACGCCGATGGTGTTTCAAGTACAACAGTTATGGTGAAGGCTTTAGAAGAAAAGGGGGCAAAGGTTGATTTTTATATTCCCAATCGTTTCTCTGAAGGCTATGGACCTAACGAAGCCGCTTTTAGGTGGGCAAAAGATGAGGGCTATCAAGTTATTATTACTGTTGATAATGGCATTTCGGCCATCCATGAAGCGCAGGTAGCGAAGGAGTTAGGCATTGACTTGATTATTACTGATCACCATGAAGTGTCGCCTGAGCTTCCAGATGCGTTTGCGATTATTCACCCACGTAAACAAGGGAGCAAATACCCATTTGGTGAATTAGCGGGTGTTGGTGTTGCTTTTAAAGTCGCCCATGCCTTATTAGGGTATTTGCCAAAGCATTTACTTGAGTTTGCGGCAATTGGGACGATTGCTGATTTAGTGCCGTTGCAGGATGAAAATCGTTTAATTGCCAGCTTCGGAATAAAAGCGCTACAAAATACAACAAATCCAGGCCTAAGAGCCCTTTTGAGAGTAGCTGGCATGGAAGATAAAGAAATTAATGAAGAAACAATCGGTTTTGCTATCGGGCCGCGCATTAATGCTGTAGGCCGCCTAGGCTCCGCTGATCCTGCTGTTGAATTATTAATGACGGACTCTAATGAAGAAGCAGACATGATTGCAGCAGAAATTGATGAAGTGAATCGCGATCGGCAACAATTGGTGAATGAAATTACGAAGGAAGCAATTAATGAGGTAGAAAGAAATTTTTCGCCTGATGAACATGCTGTCTTCGTCCTTACTAAGGAAGGCTGGAATCCAGGGGTAATCGGCATTGTTGCCTCAAGACTAGTCGAAAAGTATTATCGCCCGACAATTGTCTTAAGCATTGACCATGAAAAAGGTGTAGCAAAAGGGTCGGCAAGAAGTATCCAAGGCTTCGATTTGTTTGAAAATCTATCGAAATGCCGGGATATTCTTTCTCATTTTGGCGGTCATGCAATGGCTGCTGGAATGACATTGGCGATTAAAGACGTAGAAATATTACGGAAACGACTAAATAATTTTGCTCGTGAAATAGTAAAGGAAGATGATTTTACACCTTTAATGAATATTGACTTAACCTGTAGTCTTACTGAAATTAGCCTTGCAACAATCGAGGAAATATATGAGCTTGCCCCATTTGGTGTTGGCAATTCAAAACCTGTCGTTTGTATTGAAGATATTTCACTACAGCAAATTCGCAAAATTGGCAGTCAAGCGAACCATTTGAAGATGATTTTTGAACAGGATGGTCATGTTTTAGATGCGGTTGGCTTTGGTTTTGGCCATTTGGCAGATGAAATCTCATCATTGTCAAGCTTAAAAGTGGTTGGTGAACTGTCCATTAATGAATGGAACGGTTTCAGAAAACCACAATTTATGCTGAAGGATGCTTGTGTGGATGAATGGCAGCTGTTCGATTTAAGAGGAAAAAAAGAAATAAAAAAACATTTTGACGGCTTTGAAATTAATCAGTTCTCTTTCATCGCTTTTCGAGAGAAGACGATTTCTCGCTTACAATTAGAAGACTTAAAAAACCAGATTATCATTGTAGATGAAAAGAATAGTCTCGACAAAATTGATAAAAATTGCAAATCACTTGTATTACTAGATTTGCCGCATGAATCGCTTATTTTGAAAAAGCTTTTACTAGAGTTGGCGCCAGAAAGAATTTATGCTGTTTTTGACCATGAAGAGGAGCATTTTTTTAGTACATTACCTACACGGGAGCATTTTAAATGGTATTATAGCTTTTTATTAAAACAGCAGCCATTTAATATAGTTAAGTATGCGGATGCGCTTTCTAGAAAAAAAGGCTGGTCAAAAGAAACGATTCAATTTATGACACAGGTGTTTTTTGATTTAGAATTTGCTAAAATAGAAAATGGTTTTATTTCACTAGTAAAAAATCCTGTGAAAAGGGATTTTGAATCATCGAAAATTTATAGTCGAAAGCAAGAGTTATTAAAGATGGAAGCGGAATTGGTGTATTCTTCTTATCAGTCGTTAAAAGATTGGTTTGACCAAGTTATTCGAACGTCCCGTATAGTAGAGGAGGAAGTAGTTTCATGA
- a CDS encoding adenine phosphoribosyltransferase → MNYKDYIALVSDWPKKGIQFKDITPLMDNGPAFKRAVDDIVQYAKTKKVDLIVGPEARGFIVGCPVAYALEIGFAPVRKEGKLPREVIRVEYGLEYGKDVLTMHKDAIKPGQRVLITDDLLATGGTMEATIRLVEQLGGVVAGLAFLVELSYLEGRSKLKGYDVLTLMEY, encoded by the coding sequence ATGAATTATAAGGATTACATTGCATTAGTTTCTGATTGGCCAAAAAAAGGTATTCAATTCAAGGATATTACACCGCTCATGGATAATGGTCCTGCCTTTAAAAGAGCAGTTGATGACATTGTACAATATGCGAAGACGAAAAAGGTTGATTTAATCGTTGGTCCAGAAGCGCGTGGTTTTATTGTAGGCTGCCCTGTTGCTTATGCATTAGAAATCGGTTTTGCCCCAGTTCGTAAGGAAGGGAAACTGCCAAGGGAAGTTATCCGTGTTGAGTATGGACTTGAATATGGAAAAGATGTTTTAACAATGCACAAAGATGCCATCAAACCAGGCCAGCGCGTATTAATAACAGATGATCTGTTAGCAACTGGTGGAACGATGGAGGCGACGATTCGCTTAGTCGAGCAGCTTGGCGGCGTCGTGGCAGGCTTAGCCTTTTTAGTTGAACTTAGCTATTTAGAGGGTCGTTCGAAGTTAAAAGGCTATGATGTATTAACATTAATGGAATATTAA
- a CDS encoding bifunctional (p)ppGpp synthetase/guanosine-3',5'-bis(diphosphate) 3'-pyrophosphohydrolase, with product MANEQVLTIDQVLDLTRRYLPEEDVAFVESAYKYAEAAHHDQYRKSGEPYIIHPIQVAGILAELEMDPVTVAAGFLHDVVEDTDITLEDIENEFNKEVAMLVDGVTKLGKIKYKSKEAQQAENHRKMFIAMAQDIRVILIKLADRLHNMRTLKHLPPEKQRRISNETLEIFAPLAHRLGISTIKWELEDTALRYLNPQQYYRIVNLMKNKRVERENQVKEVIDEIRKRLDEVLLKADISGRPKHIYSIYRKMVLQNKQFNEIYDLLAVRVLVESIKDCYAVLGVIHTCWKPMPGRFKDYIAMPKANMYQSLHTTVIGPKGDPIEVQIRTTEMHHIAEYGIAAHWAYKEGTQISENQENLQEKLTWFREILEWQQDTNDAEEFMESLKIDLFSDMVFVFTPKGDVYELPRGSVPIDFSYRIHTEIGNKTIGAKVNGKMVPLDHQLKTGDIVEILTSKQSFGPSQDWIKICQTSQAKNKIRQFFKKQRRDENVEKGRELVEKEISKYDLELKDVLTTENLNRVAEKFNFANEEDMYAAVGYNGITAAQIATRLTEKLRRQKGQEQLEESLLKAVAEVKSIPHKKKKDTGVVVKGVDNLLVRLSKCCNPVPGDDILGFITRGRGVSVHRADCPNIHTEEAKERLLPVEWEGSGEDGKTYNVDIEITGYDRRGLLNEVLQAVNEAKTNITAVSGRTDRNKIVTIDISIPIQNVNHLQKIADRIKQIPDIYSVRRIMQ from the coding sequence ATGGCTAATGAACAAGTATTAACAATTGACCAAGTTTTAGACCTAACAAGGCGCTATTTACCTGAAGAAGATGTAGCGTTCGTTGAGTCTGCTTATAAATATGCAGAAGCGGCACATCATGACCAATATCGCAAGTCAGGTGAACCTTACATTATCCATCCAATTCAAGTTGCTGGAATTTTGGCTGAACTGGAAATGGACCCTGTGACAGTTGCAGCAGGATTTCTTCATGATGTTGTTGAGGATACAGATATTACATTGGAAGATATAGAAAATGAATTCAATAAAGAAGTAGCGATGCTAGTCGATGGTGTCACAAAGCTTGGAAAAATCAAATATAAATCGAAGGAAGCCCAACAAGCAGAAAACCACCGAAAAATGTTTATTGCGATGGCGCAGGATATTCGCGTTATCTTGATTAAGCTTGCTGACCGTCTCCATAACATGCGAACATTGAAGCATTTACCTCCTGAAAAACAAAGGCGAATTTCCAATGAAACGCTTGAAATATTTGCACCCTTAGCCCATCGTCTTGGGATTTCAACGATTAAGTGGGAGCTTGAAGATACGGCATTAAGGTATTTGAATCCGCAGCAGTACTATCGAATTGTCAACTTAATGAAAAATAAGCGGGTCGAACGTGAAAACCAGGTGAAAGAGGTTATCGACGAAATTCGCAAGCGTTTAGATGAAGTTCTTTTGAAAGCAGATATCTCAGGCCGCCCAAAACATATATATAGCATTTATCGAAAAATGGTACTCCAAAACAAACAATTTAATGAAATTTATGATCTACTGGCAGTCCGAGTTTTAGTTGAGAGCATTAAGGATTGTTATGCTGTCCTAGGTGTGATTCATACTTGCTGGAAGCCGATGCCTGGACGGTTTAAAGATTATATCGCGATGCCAAAGGCGAATATGTATCAATCGCTGCATACAACTGTAATCGGCCCTAAGGGTGACCCAATAGAAGTTCAAATTCGCACAACTGAAATGCACCATATTGCTGAGTATGGAATTGCGGCTCACTGGGCTTATAAAGAAGGAACGCAAATTAGTGAAAATCAAGAAAATTTACAAGAAAAGCTAACTTGGTTCAGGGAAATATTGGAATGGCAACAAGATACAAATGATGCTGAAGAATTTATGGAATCGCTAAAAATTGATTTGTTTTCTGATATGGTCTTTGTATTTACTCCAAAAGGCGATGTCTATGAGTTGCCAAGAGGCTCGGTGCCAATTGATTTTTCCTATCGAATTCACACTGAGATTGGCAACAAAACAATTGGAGCAAAGGTAAACGGCAAGATGGTGCCGTTAGACCATCAATTGAAAACCGGCGATATTGTCGAGATTTTAACATCAAAGCAATCATTCGGCCCTTCACAGGATTGGATTAAGATTTGCCAAACATCACAGGCAAAAAATAAAATTCGTCAGTTTTTCAAAAAGCAGCGCCGTGATGAGAATGTCGAAAAAGGCCGAGAGTTAGTTGAAAAAGAAATTTCAAAATATGACTTGGAGCTCAAAGACGTCTTGACAACGGAAAATTTAAATCGCGTCGCGGAGAAGTTTAATTTTGCTAATGAAGAAGATATGTATGCAGCTGTCGGCTATAACGGCATAACGGCTGCCCAAATTGCTACAAGATTAACGGAAAAGCTGCGTCGACAAAAAGGACAAGAGCAGCTTGAAGAATCGCTCTTAAAAGCTGTTGCAGAAGTAAAGAGCATCCCTCATAAAAAGAAAAAGGATACTGGAGTTGTTGTCAAAGGCGTCGATAATTTGCTTGTCAGATTATCGAAATGCTGTAATCCTGTACCGGGTGATGACATTTTAGGATTCATTACTAGGGGTAGAGGCGTATCTGTTCATCGTGCCGACTGTCCAAATATTCATACGGAAGAAGCGAAGGAGCGGCTTTTGCCAGTTGAATGGGAAGGAAGCGGTGAGGACGGAAAAACATACAATGTCGATATTGAAATTACCGGTTATGATCGCCGTGGACTTTTAAATGAAGTGTTGCAAGCGGTCAATGAGGCAAAAACAAATATCACAGCTGTATCGGGTCGAACAGACCGAAATAAGATAGTCACAATTGATATTTCGATTCCAATTCAAAACGTGAATCACCTGCAAAAAATAGCTGATCGCATTAAACAAATCCCTGATATTTATTCTGTAAGGAGAATTATGCAATAA
- a CDS encoding D-tyrosyl-tRNA(Tyr) deacylase, producing MKVVVQRSKQANVQVNGEIVGKIESGLVLLVGITHTDTIEDAEYIADKVVNLRIFEDEEDKMNLSLLDVGGEILSISQFTLYGDCKKGRRPNFMEAAKPDYANNLYEKFNDCLRRKGVHVETGQFGAMMAVSLINDGPVTIILESKS from the coding sequence ATGAAAGTAGTCGTACAACGTTCAAAACAAGCAAATGTGCAAGTAAACGGTGAAATTGTCGGCAAAATTGAGTCCGGGTTAGTGCTCTTGGTTGGCATCACACATACCGATACAATCGAGGATGCCGAATATATTGCTGATAAAGTCGTAAACTTGCGCATTTTTGAAGATGAGGAAGATAAAATGAATTTGTCTTTACTTGATGTTGGTGGAGAAATTTTATCAATTTCGCAATTTACATTATACGGTGATTGCAAGAAAGGGAGAAGACCGAATTTTATGGAAGCGGCAAAGCCAGATTACGCTAACAATTTATATGAAAAATTTAATGATTGCCTGCGCCGAAAAGGTGTGCATGTTGAAACAGGCCAATTTGGAGCAATGATGGCTGTTTCTTTAATAAATGATGGTCCTGTTACGATTATCCTTGAAAGTAAATCATGA
- a CDS encoding RNA polymerase subunit sigma-70, translated as MRYSAKGEVTGNPSNQLFGIDFHDFIQGEQSATNMELAQEFGVTLRTVRNLKKKLERN; from the coding sequence ATGCGTTATAGTGCAAAAGGAGAAGTCACAGGCAATCCATCAAACCAATTATTTGGCATTGATTTTCATGATTTTATCCAAGGAGAACAATCAGCAACGAACATGGAATTAGCTCAAGAGTTTGGAGTCACGCTACGGACAGTTAGAAATTTGAAAAAAAAGCTAGAGCGGAATTAA
- a CDS encoding histidine--tRNA ligase: MSINIPRGTQDILPGVVEEWQFVEQIMREICKKYNYSEIRTPIFEQTELFQRGVGETTDIVQKEMYTFDDRGGRSMTLRPEGTAPTVRSFVEHKMFGASNQPVKLFYIGPMFRYERPQAGRWRQFVQFGVEALGSNDPAIDAEVIALAMDVYRELGLKHLKLVINSLGDLESRKEHREALINHFKPRIGEFCGDCQSRLEKNPMRILDCKKDRDHELMKSAPSILDYLNEESRNFFEKVKLYLTDMGIDYEIDPRLVRGLDYYNHTAFEIMSDAEGFGAITTLMGGGRYNGLTEEIGGPPTPGIGFALSIERLLLALKAEGIHLPVENKLDCFLVALGDAAKDKAASLLYELRKAGFTADKDYQDRKLKAQFKAADRLNVKYVAVLGEDELAKSVINVKDMETSTQEEVKLTNFIEYLLDRS, encoded by the coding sequence ATGTCAATTAACATTCCACGCGGTACGCAGGATATTTTGCCAGGAGTGGTTGAAGAATGGCAATTTGTAGAACAAATCATGAGAGAAATTTGCAAAAAATATAATTATAGTGAAATTCGCACACCAATCTTTGAACAGACAGAGCTGTTCCAAAGAGGGGTCGGAGAAACGACGGATATCGTGCAAAAAGAAATGTATACTTTCGACGATCGCGGCGGCCGTAGTATGACGCTAAGACCAGAGGGGACAGCGCCAACTGTTCGCTCCTTTGTTGAACATAAAATGTTTGGCGCATCGAATCAGCCGGTCAAGTTATTTTACATAGGTCCGATGTTCCGCTACGAACGGCCACAGGCAGGCCGCTGGCGCCAATTCGTGCAATTTGGAGTAGAAGCATTAGGTAGCAATGACCCGGCGATTGATGCGGAAGTGATTGCCTTGGCAATGGATGTATACCGTGAACTAGGTTTAAAACATTTAAAACTCGTGATTAACAGCTTAGGAGACCTTGAGAGCCGCAAAGAACATCGAGAAGCATTGATTAATCACTTTAAGCCGAGAATTGGTGAATTTTGCGGGGATTGTCAAAGCCGTCTTGAAAAAAATCCAATGCGGATTCTCGACTGTAAAAAAGACCGTGACCATGAATTAATGAAATCTGCTCCGTCGATATTAGATTATTTAAACGAGGAGTCGCGAAACTTTTTTGAAAAAGTAAAATTGTATTTAACAGATATGGGGATTGATTATGAAATTGACCCTCGCTTAGTACGGGGCCTAGATTATTATAATCACACCGCTTTTGAAATTATGAGCGATGCAGAAGGCTTTGGCGCTATTACAACGTTAATGGGGGGAGGCCGATACAATGGCTTAACTGAAGAAATTGGCGGCCCACCAACACCGGGAATCGGTTTTGCGCTAAGTATTGAAAGGCTTCTGTTAGCATTAAAAGCGGAGGGCATTCACTTGCCAGTTGAAAATAAGCTTGATTGTTTTCTCGTGGCCCTTGGGGATGCAGCAAAGGATAAAGCAGCTTCACTTTTATATGAGTTAAGAAAAGCGGGATTTACAGCGGACAAAGATTACCAAGACCGCAAATTAAAAGCACAATTTAAGGCAGCGGACCGCTTAAACGTAAAGTATGTTGCTGTACTTGGTGAGGATGAATTAGCGAAAAGTGTAATTAATGTAAAAGATATGGAAACTAGTACACAAGAAGAGGTTAAGCTTACAAACTTTATTGAATATTTATTGGATAGAAGCTAA
- the aspS gene encoding aspartate--tRNA ligase produces the protein MSELGRSHYCGELREANVGETVQLKGWVQKRRDLGGLIFIDLRDRTGIVQVVFSPEVSGEENVKTADRARSEFVLDIKGKVVARAEGTYNNKIPTGTIEILAEEVMIINASKTPPFMIEDDVDASEELRLKYRYLDLRRPEMFQTLKMRHQVSTTIRNFLDKHGFLDVETPILTKSTPEGARDYLVPSRVHEGQFYALPQSPQLFKQLLMVSGIDRYYQIARCFRDEDLRADRQPEFTQVDIETSFLDKEELIALIEKMMAIVLKEVKGIDVAMPFPRMTYDEAMSRYGSDKPDTRFAMELVDVGEIVKDSEFKVFANALSGGGQVKAINVKGAAEKYSRKDIDVLTEYVSRYGAKGLAWFKVEEDGLKGPIAKFFNEEQQAGLQKTLETEAGDLLLLVADSKQVVADSLGALRQKLAKDLQLIDENKFNFLWITDWPLLEFDPEAGRYFAAHHPFTMPVREDLPLLDEHPGEVRAQAYDIVLNGYELGGGSARIYERDIQEKMFKVLGMPEEEAREQFGFLLDAFEFGTPPHAGIAIGLDRFVMLLAGRTNLRDTIAFPKTASASDIMTNAPGYVSHDQLLELNLQVKL, from the coding sequence ATGTCAGAGTTAGGAAGAAGTCATTATTGCGGAGAATTACGAGAAGCAAATGTTGGTGAAACAGTCCAATTAAAAGGCTGGGTGCAAAAACGCCGTGATTTAGGCGGGCTTATTTTTATCGATTTAAGAGACCGCACTGGGATTGTACAAGTTGTTTTTAGCCCAGAAGTATCTGGAGAAGAAAATGTAAAAACAGCAGATCGCGCAAGAAGTGAGTTTGTTTTAGATATTAAAGGAAAAGTAGTTGCCCGTGCGGAGGGTACTTATAATAACAAAATTCCAACTGGTACAATTGAAATTCTTGCTGAAGAAGTTATGATTATAAATGCATCGAAAACACCGCCATTTATGATTGAAGACGATGTTGATGCCTCAGAAGAATTGCGCTTAAAATATCGTTATCTTGACCTGCGCCGTCCAGAGATGTTCCAAACATTAAAAATGCGTCATCAAGTATCAACAACAATCCGTAATTTCCTAGATAAGCACGGCTTTTTAGATGTTGAGACACCAATTTTAACAAAAAGCACACCAGAAGGTGCTCGCGACTATTTAGTACCTAGCCGTGTTCATGAAGGGCAATTTTATGCGCTGCCACAATCACCGCAGCTTTTTAAACAATTATTAATGGTTTCTGGTATTGACCGTTATTACCAAATTGCCCGCTGTTTCCGTGATGAGGATCTTCGTGCCGACCGTCAGCCAGAATTTACGCAAGTCGATATTGAAACATCATTTTTAGATAAAGAAGAGCTAATTGCTTTAATAGAAAAAATGATGGCAATCGTATTAAAAGAAGTTAAGGGCATCGATGTTGCTATGCCATTCCCGCGCATGACATATGATGAAGCAATGTCACGTTACGGCTCTGATAAGCCAGATACACGCTTTGCGATGGAGCTTGTCGATGTCGGCGAAATTGTGAAGGATTCGGAATTTAAAGTGTTTGCCAATGCACTTTCAGGTGGCGGACAAGTAAAAGCGATAAATGTAAAAGGTGCAGCTGAAAAATATTCTAGAAAAGATATCGACGTCTTAACAGAGTATGTAAGCCGTTATGGGGCTAAAGGGTTGGCATGGTTTAAAGTTGAAGAAGACGGGTTAAAGGGGCCGATTGCGAAGTTCTTCAACGAAGAACAGCAGGCTGGACTTCAAAAAACACTTGAAACTGAAGCTGGTGACTTATTATTGTTAGTGGCAGATTCTAAACAAGTTGTTGCCGACAGCTTAGGAGCCCTTCGCCAAAAGCTTGCTAAAGATTTACAACTAATTGATGAAAATAAATTTAACTTCCTTTGGATTACTGATTGGCCGCTCTTAGAGTTTGATCCAGAGGCAGGACGTTACTTTGCTGCCCATCATCCGTTCACAATGCCAGTACGTGAGGATTTACCTTTACTTGACGAACATCCAGGTGAAGTTCGCGCTCAAGCCTATGATATCGTTCTAAATGGCTACGAGCTTGGCGGTGGTTCTGCTCGTATTTATGAGCGTGATATTCAAGAAAAAATGTTTAAAGTTCTTGGTATGCCAGAGGAGGAAGCACGTGAACAATTCGGCTTCTTATTAGATGCATTTGAATTTGGTACACCACCACATGCTGGAATTGCGATTGGTCTTGACCGTTTTGTTATGTTACTTGCTGGCCGTACAAATCTTCGCGATACAATTGCCTTCCCGAAAACGGCAAGCGCAAGTGATATTATGACAAACGCACCAGGCTATGTGAGCCATGATCAATTATTAGAGTTGAATTTACAAGTGAAGTTGTAA
- a CDS encoding tRNA threonylcarbamoyladenosine dehydratase translates to MLHQFSRNELAFGKEGLEQLKNSTVAVLGIGGVGSFAAESLARTGVGRLVLIDKDDVDITNVNRQLIALLSTIGRPKVELMKERIADINPECEVIALKMFYTEETYEQIFEYGLDFVIDASDTIMYKIHLMKECLKRNIPIISSMGAANKMDPTRFTIADISKTHTDPIAKIVRQKLRKEGIYKGIPVVFSDESPIVIREEIRKEIVPDENTPIRKAKMPPASNAFCPSTAGLIMGAYVVREILKDIKINRVASE, encoded by the coding sequence TTGTTACATCAATTTTCAAGAAATGAGTTAGCTTTTGGCAAAGAAGGTTTAGAGCAGCTAAAAAATAGTACGGTGGCTGTATTGGGCATTGGCGGCGTCGGCTCTTTTGCTGCTGAATCATTAGCACGCACAGGTGTTGGTAGACTAGTTTTAATAGACAAGGATGATGTCGATATTACGAATGTTAACCGCCAATTAATAGCCTTATTATCAACGATTGGTCGTCCAAAGGTTGAACTAATGAAGGAAAGAATTGCAGATATTAACCCGGAGTGTGAGGTTATTGCTTTAAAAATGTTTTATACAGAAGAAACGTATGAGCAAATTTTTGAATACGGTTTGGATTTTGTAATTGACGCCTCTGATACAATTATGTACAAAATTCATTTAATGAAAGAATGCCTGAAACGCAACATCCCGATTATTTCAAGCATGGGCGCGGCTAATAAAATGGACCCAACTCGCTTTACAATTGCCGATATTTCGAAAACCCATACAGATCCAATTGCTAAGATTGTTCGTCAGAAGTTGCGTAAAGAAGGCATCTATAAAGGGATTCCCGTCGTTTTTTCAGATGAAAGTCCAATTGTTATTCGTGAAGAAATAAGAAAAGAGATTGTCCCAGATGAGAATACGCCAATAAGAAAGGCGAAAATGCCACCTGCTTCCAATGCATTCTGTCCTTCTACAGCTGGTTTAATTATGGGTGCCTATGTTGTTAGAGAAATTTTGAAGGATATTAAAATTAATAGAGTTGCATCAGAATAA
- a CDS encoding RsfA family transcriptional regulator, which produces MKVRQDAWSHEDDLLLAETVLRHIREGSTQLNAFEEVGDRLNRTSAACGFRWNAEVRKKFQQAMELAKKQRKERKRALAKQEAQQLHTEQTKKQTVPVETNTNFNHEVPSTSSIATYNYSNNIENQEVTRQTDTKEKMATGIDIETVISYLYSIKNTGINSHILRSENERLTRENTLLLEEKEKLTRKLQRIQEENSIIEEDYQALVQIMDRARRMVSFSDESMSTPQFFPTNHESDFGQIAK; this is translated from the coding sequence ATGAAAGTAAGACAGGATGCTTGGTCACATGAAGATGATCTCCTTTTGGCGGAAACGGTATTACGGCATATTCGTGAGGGTAGTACACAGTTAAATGCGTTTGAAGAGGTTGGCGATAGACTAAACAGGACATCTGCTGCTTGCGGATTTCGTTGGAATGCAGAGGTAAGGAAAAAATTCCAGCAAGCAATGGAGCTTGCAAAAAAACAACGAAAAGAACGAAAAAGAGCCCTCGCTAAGCAAGAGGCACAACAACTACATACCGAACAAACTAAAAAACAAACTGTTCCAGTAGAGACCAATACAAATTTCAATCACGAGGTACCATCTACCTCATCCATTGCTACATACAATTATAGTAATAATATTGAAAATCAAGAAGTAACTAGACAAACAGATACAAAGGAAAAAATGGCAACGGGGATTGATATAGAAACCGTTATCTCTTATCTTTATTCGATTAAAAATACAGGGATAAACTCTCATATTCTACGGTCTGAAAATGAAAGACTTACTAGAGAGAATACGCTATTGTTGGAGGAAAAAGAAAAACTCACGAGAAAATTACAGCGAATACAAGAGGAGAATTCGATTATTGAGGAGGATTATCAGGCCTTAGTGCAAATTATGGACAGAGCAAGGCGAATGGTTTCATTCTCCGATGAAAGTATGAGTACACCACAATTTTTTCCTACTAATCATGAAAGTGATTTTGGACAAATTGCAAAATGA